A window of the Gossypium hirsutum isolate 1008001.06 chromosome A05, Gossypium_hirsutum_v2.1, whole genome shotgun sequence genome harbors these coding sequences:
- the LOC107957595 gene encoding 26S proteasome regulatory subunit S10B homolog B, which yields MSDGEDAVRRRNAVAEYRKKLLQHKEYESRVRAGRENLRAAKKEFNKTEDDLKSLQSVGQIIGEVLRPLDNERLIVKASSGPRYVVGCRSKVDKEKLTSGTRVVLDMTTLTIMRALPREVDPVVYNMLHEDPGNVSYSAVGGLSDQIRELRESIELPLMNPELFLRVGIKPPKGVLLYGPPGTGKTLLARAIASNIDANFLKVVSSAIIDKYIGESARLIREMFGYARDHQPCIIFMDEIDAIGGRRFSEGTSADREIQRTLMELLNQLDGFDQLGKVKMIMATNRPDVLDPALLRPGRLDRKIEIPLPNEQSRMEILKIHAAGIAKHGEIDYEAVVKLAEGFNGADLRNVCTEAGMSAIRAERDYVIHEDFMKAVRKLNEAKKLESSAHYSADFGKE from the exons ATGAGCGACGGAGAAGACGCCGTGCGGCGCCGGAATGCGGTTGCGGAGTACCGGAAGAAACTCCTTCAACACAAAGAATACGAATCCAGGGTTCGAGCAG GTAGGGAGAATCTGAGAGCTGCTAAGAAGGAGTTCAACAAAACAGAAGATGATTTGAAGTCTCTTCAGAGTGTTGGGCAGATCATTGGGGAAGTTCTCAGGCCTCTTGATAATGAACGCT TAATTGTTAAAGCAAGCAGTGGCCCTCGTTATGTTGTTGGTTGCCGCAGTAAAGTTGATAAGGAGAAACTGACTTCAGGAACTAGAGTGGTTCTTGACATGACAACACTTACTATCATGCGGGCCCTACCTCGTGAA GTTGATCCAGTCGTTTACAACATGTTGCACGAGGATCCTGGTAATGTTAGCTACTCTGCTGTTGGTGGTTTATCTGATCAAATTCGAGAGCTGAGGGAATCTATTGAGCTCCCTCTCATGAATCCTGAGCTTTTCCTTAGAGTAGGGATTAAACCTCCCAAG GGTGTCCTCCTTTATGGGCCTCCTGGTACTGGCAAGACATTGTTAGCCAGAGCAATAGCAAGTAATATTGATGCCAACTTCTTAAAG GTTGTTTCAAGTGCAATAATTGACAAATACATAGGAGAAAGTGCAAGACTGATAAGAGAAATGTTTGGATATGCACGTGATCACCAA CCTTGCATTATCTTTATGGATGAGATTGATGCTATTGGTGGACGCCGTTTCAGTGAGGGAACAAGTGCTGACCGTGAAATACAGAGAACACTAATGGAGTTACTTAATCAGCTTGATGGATTTGATCAGCTTGGGAAG GTTAAAATGATCATGGCTACAAACCGCCCTGATGTTCTTGACCCTGCACTGCTTCGTCCTGGACGGCTGGACAGAAAGATAGAGATCCCATTGCCAAATGAGCAGTCAAGAATGGAAATCCTCAAGATTCATGCTGCTGGCATAGCCAAGCATGGTGAAATTGACTACGAGGCTGTTGTTAAACTTGCTGAG GGCTTTAATGGTGCTGATCTACGAAATGTTTGCACGGAAGCTGGAATGTCAGCAATTCGCGCAGAACGTGATTATGTCATCCACGAAGATTTCATGAAG GCAGTGAGAAAATTGAATGAAGCCAAGAAATTGGAATCCAGTGCACACTACAGTGCCGATTTTGGGAAAGAATAG
- the LOC107957596 gene encoding uncharacterized protein isoform X2: MEICQLSGHFFSGIPLQFNYRLRKSGRTPRFLTYANGVSCYQTENTGQDSQNRMFILGMGFVGQFFAEELRNEGWIVSGTCTSMKKRNELQERGLDVLLFDANHPEMGTMNTLKSYTHLLVSVPPIMGIGDPMLQHGELLRSTMIDGNLQWLCYLSSTSVYGDCGGACVDEDFLASPTNEMAKLRLVAEQGWLNLAHDVGIKAHVFRLGGIYGPGRSAVDTIIKQGPLSESQKRRVAKQFTSRVHVADICQALKASIRIELSRRIYNIVDDDPASRKEVFAYALDLVEKKWPSLVKEITSHERAEPFVQKTTLKATAIGHL, encoded by the exons ATGGAAATTTGTCAATTATCAGGACATTTTTTCTCAGGCATTCCCCTTCAATTTAACTATCGTTTACGAAAATCAGGTAGAACCCCAAGGTTTTTAACTTATGCGAATGGGGTTAGCTGTTACCAAACGGAGAACACGGGCCAAGATTCTCAGAATCGGATGTTTATTCTTGGCATGGGTTTTGTCGGACAATTCTTTGCTGAGGAGCTCCGGAATGAAGGCTG GATTGTCTCTGGGACTTGCACAAGCATGAAGAAGAGAAATGAACTTCAGGAAAGAGGACTCGATGTTCTACTTTTTGATGCAAATCACCCAGA GATGGGTACCATGAATACATTGAAATCCTATACACATCTTCTTGTCTCAGTTCCTCCTATTATGGGTATTGGTGATCCG ATGCTTCAACATGGAGAACTTCTAAGAAGTACAATGATAGATGGCAATCTTCAGTGGCTCTGTTATTTGTCCTCTACAA GTGTATATGGGGATTGTGGTGGTGCATGCGTGGACGAGGA TTTCCTTGCAAGCCCTACAAATGAGATGGCTAAATTGAGGTTAGTTGCTGAGCAAGGATGGTTGAATCTAGCGCATGATGTTGGGATCAAGGCACACGTATTCCGACTTGGAGGTATCTATGGCCCTGGTAGAAG TGCCGTTGACACAATAATTAAGCAGGGACCTTTATCAGAATCCCAGAAACGGAGAGTTGCTAAACAATTCACGTCCAGAGTTCACGTAGCGGACATTTGTCAAGCACTCAAGGCCAGCATTCGCATCGAACTCTCCAG GAGAATTTACAATATTGTAGATGATGATCCGGCATCTCGGAAAGAGGTATTTGCTTATGCATTGGACTTGGTTGAGAAAAAGTGGCCTTCTCTGGTCAAGGAAATCACTTCTCATGAGAGAGCTGAACCATTTGTTCAGAAAACAACTTTAAAAG CGACTGCAATCGGGCATCTGTAG
- the LOC107957596 gene encoding uncharacterized protein isoform X1, protein MEICQLSGHFFSGIPLQFNYRLRKSGRTPRFLTYANGVSCYQTENTGQDSQNRMFILGMGFVGQFFAEELRNEGWIVSGTCTSMKKRNELQERGLDVLLFDANHPEMGTMNTLKSYTHLLVSVPPIMGIGDPMLQHGELLRSTMIDGNLQWLCYLSSTSVYGDCGGACVDEDFLASPTNEMAKLRLVAEQGWLNLAHDVGIKAHVFRLGGIYGPGRSAVDTIIKQGPLSESQKRRVAKQFTSRVHVADICQALKASIRIELSRRIYNIVDDDPASRKEVFAYALDLVEKKWPSLVKEITSHERAEPFVQKTTLKGEKRVSNAHMKNELAVQLLYPSYKSGLQSIIDQIENPF, encoded by the exons ATGGAAATTTGTCAATTATCAGGACATTTTTTCTCAGGCATTCCCCTTCAATTTAACTATCGTTTACGAAAATCAGGTAGAACCCCAAGGTTTTTAACTTATGCGAATGGGGTTAGCTGTTACCAAACGGAGAACACGGGCCAAGATTCTCAGAATCGGATGTTTATTCTTGGCATGGGTTTTGTCGGACAATTCTTTGCTGAGGAGCTCCGGAATGAAGGCTG GATTGTCTCTGGGACTTGCACAAGCATGAAGAAGAGAAATGAACTTCAGGAAAGAGGACTCGATGTTCTACTTTTTGATGCAAATCACCCAGA GATGGGTACCATGAATACATTGAAATCCTATACACATCTTCTTGTCTCAGTTCCTCCTATTATGGGTATTGGTGATCCG ATGCTTCAACATGGAGAACTTCTAAGAAGTACAATGATAGATGGCAATCTTCAGTGGCTCTGTTATTTGTCCTCTACAA GTGTATATGGGGATTGTGGTGGTGCATGCGTGGACGAGGA TTTCCTTGCAAGCCCTACAAATGAGATGGCTAAATTGAGGTTAGTTGCTGAGCAAGGATGGTTGAATCTAGCGCATGATGTTGGGATCAAGGCACACGTATTCCGACTTGGAGGTATCTATGGCCCTGGTAGAAG TGCCGTTGACACAATAATTAAGCAGGGACCTTTATCAGAATCCCAGAAACGGAGAGTTGCTAAACAATTCACGTCCAGAGTTCACGTAGCGGACATTTGTCAAGCACTCAAGGCCAGCATTCGCATCGAACTCTCCAG GAGAATTTACAATATTGTAGATGATGATCCGGCATCTCGGAAAGAGGTATTTGCTTATGCATTGGACTTGGTTGAGAAAAAGTGGCCTTCTCTGGTCAAGGAAATCACTTCTCATGAGAGAGCTGAACCATTTGTTCAGAAAACAACTTTAAAAGGTGAGAAACGAGTTTCTAATGCGCATATGAAGAATGAATTAGCTGTGCAGCTTCTTTATCCGAGCTATAAATCTGGATTACAGAGCATAATCGACCAGATTGAGAACCCATTTTAG
- the LOC107957597 gene encoding AAA-ATPase At3g50940, protein MVDVFKGMKLKWVLLSTSRNHVLKKNNKNGVLKEEIRYFELSFHKKNREMVLGSYLPYLLQKGKEIKEKNKTLKLHTVDYNGTDYWGSINLDHPASFDTMAMDPAVKTALIEDLDRFSRRREFYRRVGKAWKRGYLLYGQPGTGKSSLVAAMANYLKFDVYDLDLKEIQCNSDLRRLLIGTGNGSIIVIEDIDTSLDSAEDDKVTLSGLLNFIDGLWSSCGDERIIVFTTNHKDRLDPVLLRPGRMDMHLHMSYCTFSGFKTLASNYLRIQDHQLFDEIKGWLDKVQATPAAVAGELMKCEDPNVALRGLIKWFHNRANTEMQDGSLNIK, encoded by the exons ATGGTGGATGTATTCAAAGGTATGAAGTTGAAGTGGGTGTTGCTGTCTACTTCGAGGAACCATGTGTTgaagaaaaacaacaaaaatgggGTTTTAAAGGAGGAAATACGGTACTTCGAGCTTAGTTTTCATAAGAAGAACAGGGAGATGGTGTTGGGTTCTTACTTGCCTTACCTTcttcaaaaaggaaaagagatTAAAGAAAAGAACAAGACATTGAAGCTTCACACGGTTGATTACAATGGCACTGATTATTGGGGTTCCATCAATCTTGATCATCCAGCAAGTTTTGATACAATGGCAATGGATCCAGCAGTGAAGACTGCACTGATTGAAGATCTTGATAGGTTTTCAAGGAGAAGAGAGTTTTACAGGAGAGTAGGGAAGGCTTGGAAACGTGGGTATTTGTTATATGGACAACCTGGTACAGGGAAGTCAAGTTTGGTTGCTGCCATGGCTAATTATCTTAAGTTTGATGTTTACGATTTGGATTTGAAAGAAATTCAATGCAATTCGGATTTGAGGAGGTTATTAATTGGCACTGGTAATGGATCTATAATTGTCATTGAAGACATTGATACTTCACTAGATTCTGCTGAAGATGACAAG GTTACATTATCTGGTCTACTGAACTTCATTGATGGACTGTGGTCAAGTTGTGGGGATGAAAGGATAATAGTGTTTACAACCAATCACAAGGACCGTCTTGATCCAGTGCTGCTAAGACCAGGACGCATGGATATGCACCTCCATATGTCTTACTGCACatttagtggtttcaaaaccctGGCTTCTAATTACCTGCGAATTCAAGATCATCAACTTTTTGATGAAATCAAAGGGTGGTTAGATAAGGTTCAGGCAACACCAGCTGCGGTTGCAGGAGAGTTGATGAAATGTGAAGATCCTAATGTTGCTCTTCGAGGACTTATCAAATGGTTTCATAACAGGGCTAACACTGAGATGCAGGATGGTAGTTTGAATATTAAATAG